Part of the Halogeometricum sp. S3BR5-2 genome, AACCCTCCCACAAGAAGAAGCGACACCAACTCGGCCGCCAACCCACCGAGACCACCGTCGGCGAACCCCGGTTCCGCGTCGTCGACTCCCGCGGCAGCAAGAAGAAGGTCCGCGCGCTCTCGACCAACGTCGCGCAGGTCGCCGACGGCGGCGAGGTCAGCGAGGCCGACATCGAGAACGTGGTCGACAACCCCTCCAACGTCAACTACATCCGCCGGAACATCATCACGAAGGGCGCCATCATCGACACCAGCGAAGGCCGCGCCCGCGTCACCTCCCGCCCCGGTCAGGACGGGCAGGTCAACGCCGTCCTCGTCGACGAGGAGTAATCTCGAACGCTCTTTCGTTTCTCTTCCCCGCCGAGCGACGCCGTCGCTCCGGTTCGAGTCGGTCCGAACGGTGTCGAGTAGCGGAGCGTCGAACGAGTGCGGGAGACGGTCGGCGCTTCAGGGCGTCGGCGCCGCCTTCTGCAGCGCCGTCTCGGCGATGTTGCCGCCGTAGTCGGCGCTCCGGGAGACGGAGTCGACGATGAGACCGAGCAGTTGCGCGCGCGCCGGGTCGAGGTCGCGGAGCAGTTCGTCTATCTTGCGCGCGCTCTCGTCGATGTCCTGGACGGCCTCGCGGGCCTCGTTGGCCAACCGGGAGGCCTCGTCGGGGTCGTCGGTGAACAGTGCGTCCATGCCGTCGTCGACGACCTTCCGCGCGTCGACGTACAGTTCTTCGAGGGCCGTGACGACTTTCTCCGGAACGGGTTCCTCGAAGTTGAGCGTCAGGTGGGCTATCTTCGTCGCGTGGTCGCCGATGCGTTCGAGTTGTCGCGCCGCGGACTGGTAGTCGAAGCACACCTCGCGCGGGAGGCCCAACTCTTCGGCGGCCTTCGGCGTCCGGAGCGTCGCGCGGAAGATGCGCGAGACGACCATCCAGAGGCGGTCGACGTCGTCGTCGCGTTGGATGACGTCCCGGGCCATGTCGTCGTCGAGTTCGGCGATGGCGGCGATGGCGTCCTCCAGCATCGACATCGAGATGAGCCGCATCCGCGTGACGGCGTTGTGGATGGACAGCTCCGAGGAGTCCAAGAGGTCGCGGATGACGACCCGGTCGCGGGTCTCTTCGAGCACTTCGAGACCGACGAGGCTCTGGGTCGCCTCGCGGATGGTTCGGCGTTGTTCGGTGCTGATGCGTCCGCTCTCCAGGGCGATGATGTCGAAGCCGCTGACGTACATCGTCATCACCGCGCGCATGAGTTCGTCGCCGTCCAAGTTGGCGATGTCGAGCGTTCCCTCCGTCCGCTCGTCCTCCGAGCGCGGCGTCAGGAACAGGGAGTCGCCCTCGGGGTAGAACTCCACTTCGGTCCCCGCGGAGACGCTGTTCTCGGTCGCCCACTCCTTCGGGATGGAAACGGTGTACGTCGATCCCCCCGTCACCTGCACCTTGCGCGTCTCGACCATATCCGAAGGTACGAGACTGACACCATAAATCTATTCGTATCTATATACTACTCCGGGCTGTGCCGGATATCGGGCGGGTGCGTTACCGTTGATGTCGCGTTCGCGCCGTGTCGCCGTCCCGCTACTCTTTTCGACCAGCTCTCGTTTCGGTCGGCGAGCGGAGCGCAAACGCGAAGAAGGGAGGTA contains:
- a CDS encoding 30S ribosomal protein S8e — its product is MKDQGRSKRKRTGGRLKPSHKKKRHQLGRQPTETTVGEPRFRVVDSRGSKKKVRALSTNVAQVADGGEVSEADIENVVDNPSNVNYIRRNIITKGAIIDTSEGRARVTSRPGQDGQVNAVLVDEE
- a CDS encoding phosphate uptake regulator PhoU codes for the protein MVETRKVQVTGGSTYTVSIPKEWATENSVSAGTEVEFYPEGDSLFLTPRSEDERTEGTLDIANLDGDELMRAVMTMYVSGFDIIALESGRISTEQRRTIREATQSLVGLEVLEETRDRVVIRDLLDSSELSIHNAVTRMRLISMSMLEDAIAAIAELDDDMARDVIQRDDDVDRLWMVVSRIFRATLRTPKAAEELGLPREVCFDYQSAARQLERIGDHATKIAHLTLNFEEPVPEKVVTALEELYVDARKVVDDGMDALFTDDPDEASRLANEAREAVQDIDESARKIDELLRDLDPARAQLLGLIVDSVSRSADYGGNIAETALQKAAPTP